In Pyrus communis chromosome 1, drPyrComm1.1, whole genome shotgun sequence, the following are encoded in one genomic region:
- the LOC137728035 gene encoding uncharacterized protein, with amino-acid sequence MNLARVLKAAAANIVPSPSACSPTRVVGVGPPPQFHLPRRLMASKAANAAAEPHIMASSSSYSDPCLDLFFNVRPPPASAGYNSHTDTALINSLKQQLPVAWSHNPLTTLKLIFNLSTGSHFYPEALSAATTWLQQNHPKTLAGNLDSFEGLYTLVRILYSLLLPEGQQKTEVEEMKEKHRERYNCDAHYRLLHDRAIDVFVERLKSDIQKMKNKKLELKLSDYLTDDDDDEDDSVIRPIDADAFADLYVSEAADCLLTTFPSDAHAIHAIALLESTARRLFPFVSQPQQPDQPSKEDDHWERLRKEFLAPLQKYYKRQGGFNPRSCGVDIKYLEEVKAAAATASNGNLSCIIKPDALLPHLIIRYLQDANVGEAAELQWDALLSKHKEGGKFRNCFAVCDMDRFMGDGMELPASLGLFVSEMNEEAAWKGKLISCAPLSAAAGDDNAMLPRFPHLYSVPLNDGLKSKLSFLMGMDCCMVMHLQKVFDLILQVTVNENLKPDQMIQKLFVFNHGIHPDFYDGAAWETLHEAIRTMFKDKGYGDDAVPHILFWDIWYWNLPSIALPHPGVTLLRGWSDNLAKSFLENGGDIGPHHVMEAAISGKRFQDLDVVD; translated from the coding sequence ATGAATCTGGCGAGGGTTCTGAAGGCGGCAGCAGCCAACATTGTTCCTTCTCCTTCAGCTTGTTCACCGACAAGGGTGGTTGGTGTCGGTCCTCCTCCGCAATTCCACCTCCCAAGAAGATTAATGGCGTCCAAGGCTGCCAACGCTGCTGCTGAGCCTCATATCAtggcttcctcctcctcctacaGTGATCCATGCCTTGATCTCTTTTTTAACGTGCGACCACCACCAGCATCCGCCGGGTATAATTCCCACACTGACACTGCCCTCATCAACTCTCTCAAGCAGCAGCTCCCGGTCGCCTGGTCCCACAACCCCCTCACCACCCTCAAGCTTATCTTCAACCTCTCTACTGGAAGTCACTTCTATCCGGAAGCCTTGTCCGCGGCCACAACTTGGCTCCAGCAAAACCACCCCAAAACTCTCGCAGGCAACCTCGACTCTTTTGAGGGATTATACACCCTTGTCCGGATTCTCTACAGCCTTCTCCTTCCGGAGGGTCAGCAGAAGACGGAGGTGGAGGAGATGAAGGAGAAACACCGCGAGAGATACAACTGCGATGCGCATTACAGGTTGTTGCACGACCGAGCTATCGATGTTTTCGTGGAGCGGCTCAAGTCCGATATCCAAAAGATGAAGAACAAGAAGCTGGAACTCAAGCTGTCTGATTATTTAACTGATGACGACGATGACGAAGATGATTCTGTTATACGTCCTATTGATGCTGATGCTTTTGCTGACCTCTACGTCTCCGAGGCCGCAGATTGTTTACTTACCACATTCCCCTCCGATGCCCACGCCATCCACGCCATTGCTTTGCTCGAAAGCACTGCCAGGCGGCTTTTCCCTTTCGTGTCACAACCGCAACAGCCAGATCAACCATCAAAGGAGGATGATCACTGGGAGCGGCTGAGAAAGGAGTTCTTGGCGCCCTTGCAAAAGTACTACAAGCGTCAGGGTGGGTTCAACCCGCGAAGTTGCGGTGTGGATATTAAATATTTGGAGGAGGTGAAAGCCGCAGCAGCAACAGCAAGCAACGGAAATTTAAGCTGCATCATAAAGCCCGATGCTTTGCTTCCACATTTAATCATACGATATCTGCAAGATGCGAATGTTGGGGAGGCAGCTGAGCTTCAGTGGGATGCATTGCTGAGCAAGCACAAGGAGGGTGGCAAATTCAGAAACTGCTTTGCTGTATGTGACATGGACAGATTTATGGGCGATGGAATGGAATTGCCGGCCAGTTTGGGACTTTTTGTGAGTGAAATGAATGAAGAGGCGGCCTGGAAAGGAAAGCTGATCAGTTGCGCTCCTCTTTCGGCTGCTGCTGGAGACGATAATGCTATGTTGCCTCGTTTTCCTCATCTGTATTCGGTACCCCTCAACGATGGCCTAAAGTCCAAATTGTCCTTTTTGATGGGAATGGACTGCTGCATGGTAATGCATTTGCAAAAGGTGTTTGATTTGATTCTCCAAGTGACTGTCAATGAGAATTTGAAGCCAGATCAGATGATCCAGAAGCTCTTTGTCTTCAACCACGGCATACACCCCGATTTTTATGATGGCGCCGCCTGGGAGACTCTGCACGAGGCCATAAGGACCATGTTTAAGGACAAAGGGTATGGTGATGATGCGGTGCCTCACATTCTATTTTGGGATATTTGGTACTGGAATTTGCCCTCAATTGCATTGCCTCATCCAGGGGTCACGCTATTGCGTGGCTGGTCTGACAATTTGGCCAAGTCCTTCTTAGAGAATGGTGGGGATATTGGCCCGCACCATGTCATGGAAGCAGCCATATCGGGCAAACGGTTTCAAGATCTCGACGTTGTGGACTGA
- the LOC137728016 gene encoding fructose-1,6-bisphosphatase, cytosolic-like, producing the protein MDHAADAQRTDLMTITRFVLNEQSKHPEARGDFTILLNHIVLGCKFVCSSVSKAGLAKIIGLAGVTNVQGEDQKKLDVLSNQVFVKALTSSGRTCILVSEEDEEAIFVEPSKRGRYIVVFDPLDGSSNIDCGVSIGTIFGIYVAKDKQNPSLEDVLRPGNKMVAAGYCMYGSSCTLVLSTGNGVNGFTLDPSLGEFILTHSNIKIPQKGKIYSVNEGNAQNWDEQTTEYVEKCKFPQDGSSPKSLRYIGSMVADVHRTLLYGGMFMYPADNKSPNGKLRVLYEVFPMSYLVEQAGGQAFTGKQRALDLVPNKIHERSPVFLGSYDDVEEIKQLYGVKNSISNGFSR; encoded by the exons ATGGATCATGCGGCTGATGCTCAGAGAACTGATCTGATGACCATCACTCGTTTTGTTCTTAACGAGCAGTCCAAGCATCCGGAGGCGCGTGGCGATTTTACCATCTTACTCAACCACATTGTTCTCGGTTGCAAATTTGTCTGCTCCTCCGTTAGCAAG GCAGGTCTTGCAAAAATAATTGGACTTGCTGGAGTGACCAATGTTCAG GGTGAAGACCAGAAGAAATTGGATGTGCTTTCGAATCAAGTTTTTGTGAAAGCGCTAACTAGCAGTGGCCGTACT TGCATTCTTGTTTCGGAAGAGGATGAAGAGGCCATATTCGTAGAGCCATCAAAGCGTGGAAG ATACATTGTTGTTTTTGACCCGTTGGATGGATCCTCCAACATCGATTGTGGTGTTTCTATaggaact ATCTTTGGGATTTACGTAGCGAAAGATAAGCAAAACCCAAGTCTTGAGGATGTACTGCGACCTGGGAACAAGATGGTAGCCGCTGGTTATTGCATGTATGGAAGCTCTTGCACG CTGGTGCTTAGTACTGGAAATGGAGTGAATGGCTTCACGCTTGATCCATCGCTAGGGGAATTTATATTAACTCATTCCAACATTAAG ATTCCGCAGAAGGGAAAGATCTACTCAgtaaatgaaggaaatgcacAGAACTGGGATGAACAAACTACCGA ATATGTGGAAAAATGCAAGTTCCCCCAAGATGGTTCATCTCCCAAGTCTCTTAGATACATTGGAAG CATGGTTGCTGATGTGCACCGAACATTGCTATACGGAGGCATGTTTATGTACCCTGCCGATAATAAAAGCCCAAATGGAAAACTACG AGTTCTTTACGAAGTTTTCCCGATGTCATACCTGGTTGAGCAAGCAGGAGGTCAAGCTTTTACTGGAAAGCAAAGG GCCCTAGACTTGGTTCCAAACAAGATACATGAGAGGTCCCCAGTATTCCTTGGTAGCTATGACGACGTCGAGGAAATTAAACAACTGTATGGGGTTAAGAATAGCATCTCCAATGGCTTTTCTAGATGA